The Caldicellulosiruptor obsidiansis OB47 genome segment CCAGCAAATTTTTTAAGCTGCTCATAAGTCATCATACCAACGTTTTTGGCAACTATCTTGCCATTTTTGTCAATCAAAAATGTTGTGGGTATTCCTTCAATCCCAAATTGTGCAGAAACCTTCCCATCCCTGTCAAGAAGTACTGGGTACGTAACTCCCATTGAACTTAAGAATTCCTCAACTGTTGCTTTATCCTCTTGAATGTTAATGCCAATCAAAACAACATCTTTGTTTTCGCGATGGAATCTTTCAAAATCGGGTATCTCAGCCCTGCAGGGTGGACACCATGTTGCAAAAAAATTGAGCAAAACCTTTTTGCCCCTAAAATCTAATAATGAATACTCTTTACCATCTACTGCTAAAAGCCTAAAATCAACTCCATCTGTAGCAGCTTTCTCTTTTGAGTGCGACATAATCTGGTATACTAAAAGCCCAATCAAAATGGCGCTTATCAATATAAAGATAACACTTTTGCTTCTATTATTCAACATAAAATATTCACCTCTTC includes the following:
- a CDS encoding TlpA family protein disulfide reductase, which encodes MLNNRSKSVIFILISAILIGLLVYQIMSHSKEKAATDGVDFRLLAVDGKEYSLLDFRGKKVLLNFFATWCPPCRAEIPDFERFHRENKDVVLIGINIQEDKATVEEFLSSMGVTYPVLLDRDGKVSAQFGIEGIPTTFLIDKNGKIVAKNVGMMTYEQLKKFAGK